Sequence from the Candidatus Poribacteria bacterium genome:
ATCTACGCATTGCGTCGAGATTTTTTGGAGATCTGCCATCAACACGGATGGGCACAGGGGGGTGAGTCCCTGATGGACGGTATTCGCATCGGCGGTCCCTTCATGGAAGGCGATGATGGCTATTGGCCCGTCTTGGACGAGTTCCAATCCTTGGAATCCTTCCACGCGTTTGCGCACCATCCGGCGATCTTGGACGTGTGCGACAAACTCTTCGGCGAAAAGACCCTCGTGCATCCGCGGAATATTGGAAGAATTATGTTCCCGGAGAACACAAAATACACAACGCCTGCACATCAAGATTTCATCCATATCCGGGGAACAGAGGAAACCTATACCGGATGGATACCGCTTGGACCCTGTCCAGAAAAGTTGGGGGGATTGTCAGTTCTGTCTGGTTCGCATCGAGGGGGTATTTATCCCGTCAAGCCGGCATTCGGCGCAGGTGGTCTCGGTATTGATACAGCCCCTTTAGAAGCGAACGGTTTTTACTGGGTCGGCGGTGATTACGAGATTGGCGATGCCCTCTTCTTTCACAGCCACGCCGTTCACAAGGCGATGCCGAATCAGACCCCAGATCGGATACGTCTCTCAGTAGATTATCGTTATCAGGGAAGTTCCAAACCTGTCACTGAAGGGTCGCTTTTACCGCATTTCAATCGGTTGGCATGGGACGAAATTTACAAGGACTGGAGTTCCACGGAATATCAGTATTATTGGAATGCGTTCGATTTGAACAGGGTGAGCGGTGATAAACGTCCCGTAGATCCCATTGAGTAGCGATGCGGGGTTCGATGCGTCCATGACGTGGCACTTAAAAGTAGTTGGCATACTCCGTATGCCGTTCACATTACATTACCGTTCACGAGGCATAATAGCTCTAAG
This genomic interval carries:
- a CDS encoding phytanoyl-CoA dioxygenase family protein; this translates as MTRIEPFFVSNELIDQPEKLRKRAQQDGYLFFRGLIDTDSIYALRRDFLEICHQHGWAQGGESLMDGIRIGGPFMEGDDGYWPVLDEFQSLESFHAFAHHPAILDVCDKLFGEKTLVHPRNIGRIMFPENTKYTTPAHQDFIHIRGTEETYTGWIPLGPCPEKLGGLSVLSGSHRGGIYPVKPAFGAGGLGIDTAPLEANGFYWVGGDYEIGDALFFHSHAVHKAMPNQTPDRIRLSVDYRYQGSSKPVTEGSLLPHFNRLAWDEIYKDWSSTEYQYYWNAFDLNRVSGDKRPVDPIE